The Scyliorhinus torazame isolate Kashiwa2021f chromosome 7, sScyTor2.1, whole genome shotgun sequence genome has a window encoding:
- the foxe3 gene encoding forkhead box protein E3 has protein sequence MNLADISYFTGLCTMTAESQQSPPEASSASSSLDSSADLSMESPGKDEVMVKAEPRGNTPSAEKDDENASELEGLVPTSGGRRRKRPIQRGKPPYSYIALIAMAIANSPERKLTLGGIYKFIMDRFPFYRENSKKWQNSIRHNLTLNDCFVKIPREPGRPGKGNYWTLDPAAEDMFDNGSFLRRRKRFKRSDITTYPGYMQNSSAFTPTPVGRPSYPNTLYPSVGSGYTPQVHTAGHHPAMLHHYQSSAVSQTQHRMFSIDNLISQQSVLQAAAAIELNSHVNGELGPMASCSVGGADASNFQSQSVSPTGMGTMLNRSSNTVTSNMTYSYSTSPPHLPMPQASYSPNNSQMYCPSNRLAIPSMRANTCSDHTDQLLGLSSHQVNGLTQLNGNTSYLRQTNYAPGLERFM, from the coding sequence ATGAATCTAGCCGATATTTCCTATTTCACTGGCCTGTGCACCATGACTGCAGAGTCCCAGCAGTCGCCCCCCGAGGCTTCCTCTGCTTCCAGCTCCCTGGATAGCTCCGCGGACTTGTCAATGGAGTCGCCGGGAAAGGATGAGGTGATGGTCAAAGCGGAGCCCAGAGGTAACACTCCGAGCGCCGAGAAAGATGACGAGAACGCGAGTGAACTTGAGGGGCTGGtgccgacttcaggaggcaggaggAGGAAGCGTCCAATCCAGCGGGGTAAACCTCCATACAGCTATATCGCACTGATCGCCATGGCCATCGCCAACTCGCCAGAAAGGAAACTGACCCTGGGAGGGATTTACAAGTTTATAATGGACCGGTTCCCATTCTATCGGGAAAACTCCAAGAAGTGGCAAAACTCAATTCGCCACAACCTCACCCTCAATGATTGTTTTGTCAAGATTCCCCGGGAGCCTGGCCGCCCGGGGAAGGGTAACTACTGGACACTGGACCCGGCAGCTGAAGATATGTTCGATAACGGGAGCTTTTTACGCCGAAGAAAACGTTTCAAGCGATCAGACATCACCACCTATCCAGGCTACATGCAAAACTCCAgcgccttcaccccaaccccagTTGGGAGACCTTCCTATCCCAATACACTGTATCCAAGCGTGGGCTCGGGCTACACTCCCCAGGTCCATACTGCCGGCCACCACCCGGCCATGTTACACCATTATCAAAGCTCAGCAGTGAGTCAGACTCAGCACAGGATGTTCAGCATTGACAATCTCATCAGTCAACAGTCTGTCCTGCAGGCCGCGGCGGCCATTGAATTGAACTCTCACGTAAATGGGGAGCTGGGACCGATGGCCAGTTGTTCAGTCGGCGGGGCAGATGCTTCAAATTTTCAGTCACAGTCGGTAAGCCCCACTGGGATGGGGACCATGTTGAACAGGTCTTCGAACACCGTGACTTCCAACATGACCTATTCCTATTCCACGTCCCCTCCTCATTTACCGATGCCCCAGGCCAGTTACTCGCCCAATAACAGCCAGATGTATTGTCCTTCAAATCGACTCGCCATCCCGTCCATGAGAGCAAACACCTGCTCTGATCACACTGACCAGCTTTTGGGCTTGTCCAGCCATCAGGTGAATGGACTTACTCAGCTCAATGGCAATACCTCCTACCTGAGGCAAACTAATTATGCGCCTGGACTTGAAAGGTTTATGTAG